A stretch of DNA from Anaerolineae bacterium:
CCACGGTGGAACTTCACATTCGCACGGGAGTTGACCCGCGCCACGCGGATCAGCAGATAAGGGGGGTGGCCCTTCTCCCCCATGGTACCGGTAAAAGGGTGAAAATTCTGGTTTTTGCAGAAGGGGAAGCAGCCAAGATAGCTCAAGAGGCAGGAGCCGATTACGTAGGAGGAGATGAGCTTATAGAGAAAATTATGGGTGGATGGCTTGACTTTGATCTGGCTATAGCAGTGCCTCAAATAATGGGTAAAGTGGCAAAGCTGGGCAAAATTTTGGGTCCCCGCAAGCTTATGCCAAGCCCGAAATCAGGCACTGTGGTGCCACCCGATGACCTTCCCAGAGTTATTGAGGAAGCTCGCAAAGGCAGGGTTGAATTCAGAGTAGATAAAACTGGAAACCTTCACATTCCTATCGGC
This window harbors:
- the rplA gene encoding 50S ribosomal protein L1; amino-acid sequence: MGKRGKKYQEVAKLVDKNKEYTPEEAIELAKKTIYTRFDPTVELHIRTGVDPRHADQQIRGVALLPHGTGKRVKILVFAEGEAAKIAQEAGADYVGGDELIEKIMGGWLDFDLAIAVPQIMGKVAKLGKILGPRKLMPSPKSGTVVPPDDLPRVIEEARKGRVEFRVDKTGNLHIPIGKASFTTQQLLENMAAVMDTIMKIRPSGLKGQYIKKVYLTTTMGPSIKVNTALATSLKPAE